The following coding sequences are from one Devosia neptuniae window:
- a CDS encoding two-component system sensor histidine kinase MctS — MNLRYQILALAIIPLIVAISAITLLITWQSTRLAQTSIDTFESNLLEAKQTELLNLTNLAISAIDDIYQAAGPDDEAAKEQVRAILTTLDYGQDGYFFVYDYDGNNVVHPRQTYRPGQNWLDLVDPDGDHVIANLIQRAKEGGGLHQYKWEKPSAGAMADKLSFAVGLDKWRWMLGTGVYLDDVFAQTAAAKAELRASIGQTFFIVALIAVPAVLIVFATCMLLNARERRMADSKLKQLTQRIVDTQEEERSRLARELHDGISQNLIGVRYAIDLARRKASNDSADAIGAIERGAEALNGAIKEVRRLSHDLRPRVLDDLGLSSALEALCHNFSERTGIATQLEYSGFKVRPKPEASTALYRVAQEALNNVERHAGASNVSITLLSPKGRVQMIIEDDGKGFAGQSGMGGLGLRNMQERMAHFGGLLLIQTSPTGTRLQASLPKSASLPQAELSEVA; from the coding sequence CGTGGCGATATCGGCGATTACCCTTTTGATCACCTGGCAGTCCACGCGGCTGGCTCAGACCAGTATCGATACGTTCGAAAGCAATCTGCTGGAGGCCAAGCAGACCGAATTGCTGAACCTCACCAATCTGGCGATTTCGGCGATCGACGATATCTACCAGGCGGCAGGACCGGACGACGAGGCGGCCAAGGAACAGGTGCGCGCCATTCTGACCACGCTCGACTATGGGCAGGACGGCTATTTCTTCGTCTACGATTATGACGGCAACAATGTCGTGCATCCGCGCCAGACCTATCGGCCGGGGCAGAACTGGCTCGATCTGGTGGACCCTGACGGCGACCATGTGATCGCCAACCTGATCCAGCGGGCCAAGGAGGGGGGTGGGCTGCACCAGTATAAATGGGAAAAGCCCTCTGCCGGGGCGATGGCGGACAAACTATCCTTCGCGGTGGGGCTGGACAAATGGCGCTGGATGCTGGGGACGGGGGTGTATCTGGATGACGTGTTCGCCCAGACCGCTGCGGCCAAGGCCGAATTGCGGGCCAGTATCGGGCAGACGTTTTTCATCGTCGCGCTGATTGCCGTGCCGGCGGTGTTGATCGTGTTTGCCACCTGCATGCTGCTCAATGCGCGCGAGCGGCGCATGGCGGACAGCAAGCTCAAGCAATTGACGCAGCGCATCGTGGATACGCAGGAAGAGGAACGCTCGCGGCTGGCGCGGGAACTGCATGACGGAATTTCGCAGAACCTGATCGGGGTGCGCTATGCGATCGACCTGGCGCGGCGCAAGGCCAGCAATGACAGCGCCGACGCGATCGGCGCCATCGAGCGGGGGGCCGAGGCGCTGAATGGGGCGATCAAGGAAGTGCGGCGCCTGTCGCATGATCTGCGGCCGCGCGTGCTGGACGATCTGGGGCTGAGTTCGGCGCTCGAAGCGCTGTGCCACAATTTTTCCGAACGGACGGGGATTGCGACGCAGCTGGAATATAGCGGCTTCAAGGTGCGGCCCAAGCCTGAGGCGAGCACGGCGCTCTATCGGGTGGCGCAGGAAGCACTCAACAATGTCGAGCGGCATGCCGGCGCCAGCAATGTTTCGATCACCCTGCTCAGCCCCAAGGGGCGGGTGCAAATGATCATCGAGGATGACGGCAAGGGCTTTGCCGGGCAGAGCGGCATGGGCGGGCTGGGGCTGCGCAATATGCAGGAACGGATGGCCCATTTCGGCGGGCTGTTGCTGATCCAGACCTCGCCCACCGGCACGCGGCTGCAGGCCAGCCTGCCCAAATCGGCCAGCCTGCCGCAGGCGGAGCTGAGCGAAGTGGCATGA
- a CDS encoding TRAP transporter small permease subunit — protein MAGLLALSRAIDAINTVIGKAVSWLLLAAVLISAVNATTRKLFNLSSNAWLEAQWYLFSAVFLIAAGYTLLNSEHVKVDLLYGQLPRKAQLWVDILGTIFFLFPFCLITIYLSWPIVAAKFASGEISNNTGGLVLWPVWALIPAGFGLLFLQGVSELIKRIAVLRGQIPDPVSVADAEAAAL, from the coding sequence ATGGCTGGTTTGTTGGCGTTGTCGCGCGCGATCGACGCGATCAATACTGTTATCGGGAAGGCCGTGTCGTGGCTGTTGCTGGCGGCGGTGCTGATAAGCGCGGTCAATGCGACGACGCGCAAGCTATTCAATCTCAGCTCCAATGCGTGGCTGGAGGCACAGTGGTATCTGTTCTCGGCCGTGTTCCTGATTGCCGCGGGATACACGCTGCTCAATAGCGAGCACGTCAAGGTCGACCTGCTCTATGGGCAATTGCCGCGCAAGGCGCAGCTCTGGGTCGATATCCTGGGGACGATCTTCTTCCTGTTCCCGTTCTGCCTGATCACCATCTACCTGTCCTGGCCCATCGTGGCGGCCAAGTTCGCCAGCGGCGAAATCTCCAACAATACCGGCGGGCTGGTCTTGTGGCCGGTCTGGGCGCTGATCCCGGCCGGGTTTGGCCTGCTGTTCCTGCAGGGCGTGTCCGAGCTGATCAAGCGCATCGCCGTCCTGCGCGGGCAAATTCCCGATCCGGTGTCGGTTGCCGATGCCGAAGCTGCAGCACTCTAG
- a CDS encoding two-component system response regulator MctR, with product MSDKPIKVLLVDNHPLVLDGLKAILETFEHIDVVGVAGLALTGLEIARATRPQVALMDINMPHVNGIEALELFREQVPETRVLMLSMHDSREYISTSVMHGASGYVLKDVSTEEIVEAIETVAAGGTYFSSGVSDVLLERRASEAAQPLTAREYSVLLLIAAGQSNKQVAEALSISAATVETHRKKIKKKLGVSSTAGLTRYAIENGLV from the coding sequence ATGAGCGACAAACCGATCAAGGTGCTGCTGGTCGACAATCATCCGCTGGTACTGGACGGGCTCAAGGCGATCCTTGAAACCTTCGAGCATATCGATGTGGTGGGGGTAGCGGGGCTGGCGCTGACGGGGCTGGAAATTGCCCGGGCGACGCGGCCGCAGGTGGCGCTGATGGATATCAACATGCCCCATGTCAACGGCATCGAGGCGCTGGAACTGTTCCGCGAACAGGTGCCGGAAACGCGGGTGCTGATGCTCTCGATGCATGATAGCCGGGAATATATCTCGACCTCGGTGATGCACGGCGCCTCGGGCTATGTGCTCAAGGATGTGTCGACCGAGGAAATCGTGGAGGCGATCGAGACGGTGGCGGCGGGTGGCACCTATTTCTCCTCGGGCGTGTCGGATGTGTTGCTGGAGCGCCGGGCCAGCGAGGCGGCACAGCCGCTGACGGCGCGGGAATATTCGGTGCTGCTGTTGATCGCGGCGGGGCAGAGCAACAAGCAGGTGGCCGAGGCGTTGTCGATTTCGGCGGCAACGGTGGAAACGCACCGCAAGAAGATCAAGAAGAAGCTCGGCGTCAGTTCCACGGCGGGACTGACGCGGTATGCCATCGAGAATGGCTTGGTCTAG